A region from the Sulfurivermis fontis genome encodes:
- the dnaN gene encoding DNA polymerase III subunit beta: protein MKFTISREALLKPLQVIGGVVEKRQTLPILANVLVQVDKGKLTLTGTDLEVELTATAEVEKGGSDGEITMPARKFSDICRALPDQAVIEVSVENDKAQIRSGKSRFTLSTLPATEYPAAEAVAGSFRLAVSQEVLKGLLEQTHFCMANQDVRYYLNGMLLEIKGGQLRTVATDGHRLAISEVACPEAAGEERQVIIPRKGVMELSRLLGEGETQCELTLGSNHIRVALGNVVMTSKLIDGRFPDYERVVPKAGERVVSADRHLLRQALQRTSILSNEKYRGIRLQFEQDLLKATVNNPEQEEAEEEVEVSYSGTEFEIGFNVSYLLDALNVVKQDQVVLNMTDANSSCLIYGQGDQSSRYVVMPMRL, encoded by the coding sequence ATGAAATTCACCATCTCACGCGAAGCGTTGCTCAAGCCCTTGCAGGTTATCGGTGGAGTCGTCGAAAAGCGGCAGACATTGCCCATCCTGGCCAATGTATTGGTACAGGTCGATAAAGGTAAACTCACCCTGACCGGCACCGATTTGGAAGTAGAGCTGACTGCCACGGCTGAAGTCGAGAAAGGTGGCAGTGATGGTGAGATTACCATGCCGGCTCGCAAATTCAGCGATATTTGTCGTGCCCTGCCCGATCAGGCCGTCATAGAAGTCTCCGTTGAAAACGACAAGGCACAGATTCGATCCGGCAAGAGCCGATTCACGTTGAGCACCCTCCCTGCAACAGAATATCCGGCAGCGGAAGCTGTGGCGGGTTCCTTTCGTTTGGCCGTCTCCCAAGAGGTACTCAAGGGCTTGTTGGAACAAACACATTTCTGTATGGCCAATCAGGATGTGCGCTATTACCTCAACGGCATGTTGCTGGAGATCAAAGGTGGACAATTGCGTACGGTTGCCACCGACGGGCATCGTTTGGCCATCAGCGAAGTCGCTTGCCCTGAAGCGGCTGGTGAGGAACGTCAGGTAATCATCCCGCGTAAAGGCGTGATGGAACTCAGCCGTCTGCTCGGCGAGGGCGAAACGCAATGTGAGCTGACGCTAGGCAGTAACCATATTCGTGTAGCGTTGGGAAATGTAGTGATGACCTCCAAGCTGATCGACGGTCGTTTTCCTGACTATGAGCGCGTGGTCCCGAAGGCGGGGGAACGTGTCGTCAGCGCAGATCGCCATCTTTTGCGCCAGGCCTTGCAACGCACTTCGATACTCTCCAACGAAAAATATCGTGGTATCCGGTTGCAGTTTGAGCAGGACCTGCTGAAGGCAACGGTCAACAATCCTGAACAGGAGGAGGCGGAGGAAGAGGTTGAAGTCAGCTACAGTGGTACGGAATTCGAGATAGGTTTCAATGTTTCCTATCTACTGGATGCACTGAATGTGGTAAAGCAGGATCAGGTGGTGCTGAATATGACCGATGCCAACAGCAGTTGCCTGATATATGGACAGGGCGATCAATCATCACGCTATGTGGTCATGCCCATGCGTCTCTAA
- the recF gene encoding DNA replication/repair protein RecF (All proteins in this family for which functions are known are DNA-binding proteins that assist the filamentation of RecA onto DNA for the initiation of recombination or recombinational repair.): MALIHFEVRGLRNLTTASFSPSPSITLLFGPNGSGKTTVLEGVYLLGMARSFRTQQTRKLIQYGMTVATVFGRVDTGHAQYGLGVQKQNGDVTLIRVNGERQETASVLAGLLPLQLITPESHTLLKGEPRERRSYMDWGLFHVEHEFLDLWKRYRRYLEQRNAALRGRVHAGEMSHWEQGLADCGEALAAMRERYIQEISPLFAKIFTVLLEEEAPRLIYRRGWPKDHALIEVLERNRASERVSGYTMAGPHRADLRLVTAEGLDAADSFSRGQQKLAVCALRLAQMQYLQNVAGRRCTLLLDDLPAELDQRRRHLLMQSVASSGAQCLVTATDRNLLDLSPWNEAAVFHVEHGVVTEVV; encoded by the coding sequence ATGGCGCTAATACATTTCGAGGTCAGGGGGCTACGCAACCTGACCACTGCTTCTTTTTCCCCCTCCCCTTCTATCACTTTACTGTTCGGTCCCAATGGCAGTGGCAAGACCACTGTGCTCGAGGGTGTGTATCTTCTTGGCATGGCACGATCCTTTCGTACTCAGCAGACACGTAAACTCATCCAATATGGAATGACTGTCGCGACCGTGTTTGGCCGGGTGGATACGGGCCATGCACAGTATGGACTGGGTGTACAAAAACAGAACGGCGATGTGACCCTGATACGTGTCAACGGAGAACGTCAGGAAACGGCCTCTGTACTGGCCGGCCTACTGCCGCTGCAACTCATTACACCGGAATCGCATACCCTGCTGAAAGGTGAACCCCGGGAGCGACGGTCCTATATGGACTGGGGATTGTTCCACGTGGAACATGAATTCCTCGACTTGTGGAAGCGTTATCGTCGTTATCTTGAGCAACGCAATGCTGCATTACGTGGTCGGGTGCATGCTGGTGAAATGTCACACTGGGAGCAGGGTTTGGCCGATTGTGGAGAGGCTTTGGCTGCGATGCGTGAACGCTATATACAAGAGATTTCACCACTATTCGCAAAAATATTCACTGTACTGCTCGAAGAGGAAGCTCCACGACTCATTTACCGCCGCGGGTGGCCAAAGGATCACGCATTGATCGAGGTGCTGGAGCGCAATCGTGCCAGTGAGAGGGTAAGCGGATATACGATGGCTGGCCCGCATCGGGCTGATCTCCGTCTGGTGACTGCCGAGGGACTCGATGCGGCCGACAGTTTTTCGCGTGGACAACAGAAACTGGCGGTTTGCGCGCTGCGTCTGGCGCAAATGCAGTATCTGCAGAATGTCGCTGGTCGGCGTTGTACACTCTTACTCGATGATTTACCGGCAGAGTTGGATCAAAGGCGACGGCATCTCTTGATGCAGTCTGTGGCCAGTTCCGGTGCGCAATGCCTGGTGACGGCAACGGACCGTAATCTGTTGGACCTGTCACCTTGGAACGAGGCCGCAGTGTTCCACGTGGAACATGGTGTAGTGACGGAAGTGGTATAA
- the dnaA gene encoding chromosomal replication initiator protein DnaA: protein MAESLWQHCLERLEDELPAQQFNTWIRPLHAERDGDTLRLLAPNRFVLDWVKDRYSEQIIAYARQASGNNALQLVLEIGSRRKSESGQSSQPTTATPASRVAEPAARSGTGSRRNNLNSSFTFDNFVEGKSNQLARAASVQVALNPGVAYNPLFLYGGVGLGKTHLMHAIGNMILQQKPGANVVYLHSERFVADMVKALQHNAINEFKRHYRSVDALLIDDIQFFAGKERSQEEFFHTFNALLEGQQQVILTCDRYPKEVEGLEERLKSRFGWGLTVAIEPPELETRVAILMSKAQQIGAALPPEVAFLIAKRIRSNIRELEGALRRVIANAHFTARPITLDFAKEALSDLLALQEKLVTIENIQKTVAEYYKIRVADLLSKRRSRSVARPRQVAMALAKELTSHSLPEIGDAFGGRDHTTVIHACRKIQELRETEPRIGEDYANLLRSLST, encoded by the coding sequence GTGGCCGAATCCCTGTGGCAGCACTGTCTTGAGCGTCTGGAAGACGAGCTGCCTGCGCAACAGTTCAATACCTGGATCCGACCGCTGCATGCGGAACGGGACGGGGATACGCTGCGTCTGCTGGCACCCAACCGTTTCGTGCTCGACTGGGTGAAGGATCGCTACAGCGAGCAGATCATCGCATACGCACGCCAGGCAAGCGGCAATAACGCCTTGCAGTTGGTGCTGGAAATCGGCAGCCGCAGAAAGTCCGAATCCGGCCAGTCGTCACAGCCGACGACGGCAACACCCGCCAGCCGGGTGGCAGAACCTGCGGCGCGCAGCGGAACCGGCTCCCGACGCAACAATCTGAACAGCAGTTTCACCTTCGACAATTTCGTCGAGGGCAAGTCCAACCAGCTGGCGCGGGCTGCCTCGGTACAGGTCGCCCTGAACCCTGGAGTAGCCTATAACCCGTTGTTTTTGTACGGTGGTGTCGGTCTGGGCAAGACCCATCTGATGCATGCGATCGGCAACATGATCCTACAACAGAAACCGGGTGCCAATGTAGTCTACCTGCATTCCGAACGGTTTGTAGCCGATATGGTCAAGGCGCTGCAACACAACGCCATCAACGAGTTCAAACGTCACTACCGATCGGTCGATGCCCTGCTCATTGACGATATCCAGTTTTTCGCCGGCAAGGAGCGGTCCCAGGAAGAGTTTTTCCATACCTTCAATGCCCTGCTCGAAGGCCAGCAACAGGTCATCCTGACCTGCGATCGCTATCCCAAGGAGGTCGAGGGGCTGGAAGAGCGCCTCAAGTCGCGCTTCGGTTGGGGTCTGACTGTGGCCATCGAGCCGCCGGAACTGGAAACACGCGTCGCCATATTGATGAGCAAGGCCCAGCAGATAGGCGCCGCCCTGCCGCCGGAAGTAGCGTTTTTGATCGCCAAGCGGATCCGCTCCAACATCCGTGAGCTGGAAGGCGCACTGCGCCGTGTCATTGCCAATGCCCATTTCACCGCACGGCCCATCACTCTGGATTTTGCCAAGGAGGCCTTGAGCGACCTCCTCGCACTGCAGGAAAAACTGGTCACTATCGAAAACATTCAAAAGACGGTGGCTGAATATTATAAGATTCGTGTAGCGGATCTCCTTTCCAAGCGGCGCAGCCGCTCCGTGGCACGACCCCGGCAAGTGGCGATGGCGCTGGCAAAGGAACTGACCAGTCACAGCCTGCCGGAGATCGGCGATGCTTTCGGCGGTCGGGATCATACGACCGTGATACACGCTTGCCGCAAGATCCAGGAGCTGCGTGAAACAGAACCACGTATAGGGGAAGACTACGCCAATTTGTTGAGAAGCCTGTCGACTTGA